The DNA window ACCACCTGCGACAGGAAGAACTCCTGATCCTCAGTCTGCTCTGCTCCAGTCTCGCTAAGCACCACTTTTGGCAGAGTGCCCTCACCCGGCTCAAAGGCCGCCGTCAGGTTCCAGGTGATCTGATCCTGTTCGACCAAGTTGGAGCCGGTGTCCTTGGTGAACGTCGTGATGGTGATCGGCACATTGTCGATGTCACCAGCCGAACCATTGACCTGGAACACGATGTTCCTGGCGATATCCCCCGTGAACGTATTCTCCGGCAGCGAGGTATCGAGCAGGATCAGCCACTGGCCCGCACCGGTGAACTGCGCACCCTCGACAGCGACGCCATCCGGCACACCCTGGATCAGGATATGGGTCAGACGTTCGCTGCCATCGATGTTGTCCACGGCACCGCCCGCATTGTCATCTGGCTGCTTGGCGATATTCAGGGAAACGGTGACGTCACCGGCCTCGGTCAACGTGACCGAAGAGGCGCCTGTATCACCATTGATGGCAGCCAGTGTCAGCTCGATCGGATCGGTCACGGCCTGGAACGACAGGGTGTGTTCGGTGCTCTGCCAGCCAGTTTCGACCGGCCCGGTAGTGCCATCGACAGCAGTGTCGGTCACCTTGTACTCGATATCGAACTTGATCTCGCCACTGAAGTTAGCCGGGCCCTTGGCGTAGACGCTATTCACGTCAGCACCGGTCAACTCGTACCAGCCGCCAGTTGCCACCAGCGGCGTAGTCCCTGCCGCGTCGCTGAAGAACTCGACACCCGGCACCGCTTCGAAGCGCACTGCACTGATGACCTCGTCCGTGTCGCCGTTCTGGTAGACAGGAGACAGATCCAGCCGGGTTATCTGATCTTCCGTCATCTCTGAGTTGCTATTGAGCGTCGCCTCAGGCGAAGGCGTTACCTTGAACGAGACGTTGGCAGGGGCAAAGAACGTATCCGACGGGTTGTCGCTTTCCGTGACTACCGGCTGGGCATTGAACGTCACCGTGCCGCTGTAGTTGGCCGGCAGCTTGATAAATACCGTGCCAGCGGCGATCTGCTGCGGCGTAACCACCCAGACCCGATCCGTACCCGAGGCATTGCCCACCACCGGGCCGGCACCTTCCACGGAGAAGCCATCGGCCAGGCCGCTGATACGCAGGGTGATGGTTTCCGAGCCATCGCCTGTCGTTTCACCGGAGCGCAGCTCGGTGATCAGCTTACTGAGGTCGACCTTGTTCGGGTTGGTGGCATCGGTGTCGAGATCGTTCTCGATATAGACCTGGCTGTCATTGATCTCCAGCACTGGCTTGTCCGGTACGCCCAGGATGGTGATGGTGATCGGCAGGATATGCGGCGCCGATGGATCCGAGGTGATGGTCCGCTCCACGCCGTCCTTATCGATATACGTCAGGGTATCGATGGACTCCGCCTTGACACTCAGTTCGATGGTTTCGTTGCTGTTCAGGGGCGGAATCAGGGTGGGCTGATTGGCCTTATCGAAGTGGATAATTTCCAGCTTCGAGTTCACGGCAGTTGCCGTGAATGTCTTTTCAACCGAAACACCGTTTTCGATTGCCCAATAGGTGATGCTCGCCCCATTCGGAATACCCTCGATCGTGACGTTGAAGGTCTCGGTAGGATCATCGCTGGTCGGGTTGATATTCAGAGCGATTGGCTTGCCGGTGTCTTCCTTGGTAAGCACACCCTCGCGTCCAGCATCTTCATTCGCGGTGATGCGGGCATCGACCTTCAAGGTCACCTGATCGGCCACCGGATGGAGGATCACATTGGTCAGCCAGGCTTCGCCGGAGACCGCAGGGTCGGTCGCAACGTTCGTATTTTCATCGTAGTCGATGGTAACCGCCTCGACCTTGATGCTGAGCACCCCCTTGAAGTTGTTCGGGCCACGCACCTTCAGGGTATCCAGAAACGCAATGGGAATATCCACAGGCGTGCCGTTGTACGGTACCTCCTTAAGGTCACTGCCATCGTTGTACTGGAAATAGGTGCCTTCTAGGAGTGTCCCTGGCCCACCCTTAGTCACATCGTAGGGCGTCAGGCGGGCGAAGGTCTCTTCGCTACCCTCGCCTGCAGTCCCGCCATTCTCGACACCTCGGCCGTCCTCGTTGCTCCAGGGCGCCTTGAGGTCGAAGCTGGACGGCGCGATATCAGAAGACAGATCGAACCAGTCATCTTCCTTACCCTCCCTCTGGAAGACATGGTTACCGTTCATGGTCAGGTCTGGAGTACTGTTGCCATCTGTATCGCCATCAACTCTCTCGGCGACCGGCTTGACCGTTACCTCCAACTCCTCGGTACGAGAGACTTCCTGACTGGTAACACGCGAACCATTGACCGTATTGGTGTCCTCGCTGACAACCGTAACGGACAGAGCGATGTTTTTGCTGCTATGAGCAGGAGGAGTGACCTTGAACTGCTTGAGCAGCGCTTCCCGATCAGCCTGACTGACCCCGGGAGTGAACGTGATTGTGTAGACACTACCATTCCAGCTACCGCTCCAGTCAGCCGAGGTGGCTGGCGTGACCATACTCCACTTGCCCGAAGCATTGCTCCATTCATTCTGAGCATCGTTCACTGTCCACTCACTAGGAACAATGAACGACAACGTTTTGATGACCTCCTCATCCCCGGTCGCAGCACCTGGACTTTCATCCGTAACGCGGATATTCGCCAGGAAAGCGATTTCCGTGTCCTCATTACCTTCCGCCCCACGGATCTGAAAGTCTCCAGCGATAGGGTTGACATAGAGATCAAGTGTGATGGTGTCATGCTCAACCTCGGGCGCATCGGGCATCCCAGGTTTTGCGTCATCGCTATCGCTATCGGAGTCCAGCGCCCACAAGGTCACTTTGACATTCTCGATATCGCCACTGAAATCCTTGGGCGCCTGGATCGTGATATTCGGCAAACCACTCTGCGGAACACTGATATAGGGCAGATTGGGATAGAGGGGATCGCTGCCATCCATGGTCTGCAATGTTGTCGTGCCCCCCAGGGTGTAGACAGTGCTACCGACCGTCACGATAGTGCCATCCGGCAGCCCCTCGAGGATCAGGCGACGCTCCTCACTGCCATCGGTATCCTTAATGGTCGCAGAGAGAATATTGCTCAGGTTGAATGACGCATCCTCATTGAAGGTCACCGTGGCGGACTTGTCCGAGGAATCGACTACAACCGTTACATCTTGCTGTGCACTGCCCTGCTGAACGGTCAGGATCACCTCATCCGTCACCGCCAGCACATCGACCTTGATGACCTGGCTGCTGCTAGCACCCGGCAAATCAACCGGCTGCTTATTGCCATCGTTCAGACGCACGCCGTTGCCATCGACTTCATAGCTGGTAACTTTCAGAGTCAGGTCGAAGTTGGTGTGGTCATTCTCTTTCGGCAGCACAAACAGTTTTTCGTACTCGTCCTTGGTCAGGAGGTAAATACCCTGGCTTGCATCATCGGCGTCTGGCAGACCTGCAATATGGTAGCCAGGTACACCCTTGATGATGAAGGTGAAGCTGCCATCGGTGGCCGGGGTCAGCTCGACGCCTGGTGTGCCGACGTCGTCGGGATCGCCCTTGTACAGCTTGGCGCCAGTGGGTAGATCATCCAGGCTGATCGCACCCAAACGCTCCGGGTAGTCAGCAGCGGCATTGCCAGCTCGGGCATTGTCGGTAATCACCGGCAACTTCAGACCCAGAGCCCGAGCAGTGTCCTCCGGTGTCTGCAGCACGACAGTTTCCGGGTTGCTCTCGCTACCATGCGGCAACTGCGGAGCATCGGCTACCGGCTTGACCGTCACCTCGACGGTAAAGGTCTTGGTCTCGCCATTGACGACCGTATTGTAGGTAAAGGTGTCCGTGCCGCTGTAATTGGCGTTCGGCGTATAGGTGATGGTGCCATCCAGGTTGACCTCTGCCGTACCGAATTTCGGGGCGGTGGTCGGGTCACTGCCGGTGCCGGTACCGGTACCGGTGCCAATGCTGGTATTGCCCTTAGTAGCATCGGCGTTGGCAAAAAAGGTGCTCTGCGAGTCCTCATCCAGCGCTATCTTTCTGGGGGCAGCACTATCCGGCGCATCATCGACAACCTCGACCGTGAACACGGTATCGACATGGTCACCGTCACGATCGGTCACACGGACATGGTCGAACACAATATCGAGCTCGGCGACACTGCTACCGCCCACGATATGGTCCAGCGGCAGCTTCAACTCGAAGCGATAAGCAGGGTTGGTATCCGGATCAACGATATCGGCGATGAACACAGGCTCCGAGGAGCCTGTACCACGGTAAGCCGTCAGGGTATGGCCGTCGTTGCTGACGACATAGCGCAGCGCCTGACCGGCGGACGTCAGGTTCAGGCTCTCCAGGTGTGCCTTGGTCGAATCCACAAGCTCATCCGTGAAGCGCACATCACCGGCACCATCCGCACCAAATTTCACATTCAGCGAAACCGTCTTGATCGTTCCCGACGCGTCGGGCTGGGTACCATTGGCCAGGTTCGCCTCATCGAAGGTGGAAACTGACGGCGGGGTGGTGATGCTCGGACCATCGTCCTTGAAGCTGAACTTGTTACCGACATTGACGGCGGTACTCGAAACGACATCGCCATCGGCATCCGTGGCGGTCGCCGTCAGGGTGATCACCGAGGACGACAGGCTGATCGAGTCGTCGGGATTGCCGGTATCCGGGTGCTGCAGAGACCGTACCTGGGTCAGGGTCACCGAACCCGTCGTGCCATTGATCACGATATGGAAGGCTATATCGCCACTGGCATCCGCTACACCCGAGGTGTTAGCGACACGGCCAACAATGTAATTCCCCTCCTTGTAGAGGTAGACACCCTGCCCGCTGGCCACATCCACGACACCACTGGGCGCGCCACCCGCGGCGACATTAAGGGCAAAGACCAGCGCATTGTTCGTAGCGGCACCATCGGCACCGTAGTTGACGCCGAAGACACCCTCCACGAAGGTCGCGTCGGTCGCGGGCGTACCCAGCGTGGTTTCATCGACGGTCAGGCTGCCCAGCTTCGAAGCATCGGGAGTAATGACCGGCACATCGTCGACGATGGTAATGACCAGGTTGCCGGTCGCTTCCGCGCCGCCGGCGTCGATCACTTTCAGCGCGACACTTTCGCTGTTGCTACGCCCTACGTTCGGATCGAGCGGGTCGGCCGGCGTACTCTGCACATTTTCCAGCTCGTAGTTGAACTTCAACTCGCCCAGGGTCGGTACGCCGCCGACACTCGTGGTGACATTGAACCCGGTCAGGGTCAGCTTGCCTTCCGAGGTCTGGATCTCGATATGGGTGGATGAATCCTGCGGATCAAGCGCCAGCAGGCTCGACAGGCTGACGGGGGTGCTGCCGATCTCGATGGAATCCAGTCCGTCCGGGGTGGTGATGGTGATGCTGCCCGCGCTGATATGAGTGCTGTCCGCACCGGTCAGGCCGCGCTCATGGACGGTCACATGGCCGAGTTGGGTGAAGTCCGACGGATTGTTGCCGTTCACGTCCTCAGGCACGATGGTGGGCGGGCCATCGGTACGGCCATTGATGGTGATGGTCAGCTTGGCGGTGTCCGCATCGCCATCATCGTCGGTCAGGGTGTAGGTGAATACCTCGTTCAGGGTATCGCCGTTCTTGAGCGCGTTGACCTCGGCGTTGTCATTGTCCAGCTGGTAGCTGTAGCTGCCGTCGGGGTGGATGGTCAGCGTACCGAACTCGCCCTTGATGACCAGGGCGCCGTTGCTCAGCGTAGAGGTATTGGTCGTGACGTTGTCGCTGCCGATGGCGGTGACGGTCGCACCGTCCGCGCCGACACGGTCGGCCTCGTCATCGCTGGACGCACCCGAGCCGCCAATCACGTTGCCGGTGACCGGGGCCGTGGCATCTTCGGTGATGCGGTTGGCATCGTCCTCGGCCTTCGGCGCATCGTCGATGATATTGATCACCAGCTTGCCATTGGCGCTCTCGCCACCGGCATCGGTCACCACCAGGGGAACCTCGTCCAGGCCATTGTCACCACGACCCGGCACGGAGTTGTCGTAAGGCGTGGTCAGCTCATAGCTGTAGTGCAGCTCGCCCACCGTTGGCACGCCGCCCACCGAGGTGGTGACGTCGAAGCCGGTGATGACCAGTTCACCGTAAGGTGTGGGGATACGGATATGCGTGGTCGGATCGGCCGGATCGAGCGCGCCCAGGGTTGTCAGATCGAGTTCGCGGCCACCAACGGTGATCTTTTCCAGACCATCGGGCGCGGTGATGTCGATCACGCCCGTGGTCTTCTCGGAACCGTCGCCATCCACCAGGCCGGACTCCTGCACCGTGGCATGGCCAATGGTCGCGACCGTCGCTGGGTCGTCGGAGCCGTTACCGTCTTTCGGAACGATGGTAGGCGGGCCGTCGGTCTTGCCGTTGATGGTGATGGTCAGCGTGGCAGTGGACTGGTCGCCGTCGTCATCGGTCAGGGTGTAGCTGAACACCTCGTCCAGGGTCTTGCCATCTTTCAGCGCATTGACCGCCGGGTTGTCGTTGTCCAGCGTGTAGGTGTAGCTGCCGTCCGGGTTCAGCGTCAGGCTGCCGTACTGCCCGGTGACCGTGGTCGAGACATTGCCGTCGGGCACGTGGCTGCCGGCTTGTACGGTGCCCGATACGACACCGGTGACCTCCGCGCCATCGGCGCCCAGGGTATCGGCTTCATCGCCCGGGGCCTGGCCGGTCACTACGTTACCGGTGACCGACAGGTCGTTTTCATCGATTTCGCTGGCATCGTCACGCGCCACCGGCACATCGTCGACGATGGTGATGACCAGGTTGCCGGTCGCTTCCGCACCGCCGGCGTCGATCACCTTGAGCGGTACGCTTTCACTGTTGCCCAGGCCGGCACTCGGGTCGGCCTGGGTGGCCGGAGTGTTCTGCACATTTTTCAGCTCGTAGCTGAACTGCAACTCACCCAGGGTCGGCACACCGCCGACACTCGTGGTGGCATTGAACCCGGTCAGGGTCAGCTTGCCTTCGGGTGTATTGATCTCGACATGGGTGCTTGCATCGCTCGGGTCCAGTGCCAACAGTTGCGCCAGGCTGACAGGCTCGCCACCGATCACGATGGAGTCCAGTCCGTCCGGGGTGGTGATGGTGATGCTGCCCGCGCTGATATGAGTGCTGTCCGCACCGGTCAGGCCGCGCTCATGGACGGTCACATGGCCGAGTTGGGTGAAGTCCGACGGATCGCTGCCGTTCACGTCCTTCGGCACGATGGTGGGCGTGCCATCGGTACGGCCGTCGATGGTGATGGTCAGCTTGGCGGTGTCCGCATCGCCATCATCGTCGGTCAGGGTGTAGGTGAATACCTCGCTCAGGGTATCGCCGTTCTTGAGTGCGTTGACCTCGGCGTTGTCATTGTCCAGCTGGTAGCTGTAGCTGCCGTCCGGGTGGATGGTCAGCGTACCGAACTCGCCCTTGATGACCAGGGCGCCGTTGCTCAGCGTAGAGGTATTGGTCGTGACGTTGTCGCTGCCGATGGCGGTGACGGTCGCACCGTCCGCGCCGACACGGTCGGCCTCGTCATCGCTGGACGCACCCGAGCCGCCAATCACGTTGCCGGTGACCGGGGCCGTGGCATCTTCGGTGACGCGGTTGGCATCGTCCTCGGCCTTCGGCGCATCGTCGATGATATTGATCACCAGCTTGCCATTGGCGCTCTCGCCACCGGCATCGGTCACCACCAGGGGAACCTCGTCCAGGCCATTGTCACCACGACCCGGCACGGAGTTGTCGTAAGGCGTGGTCAGCTCATAGCTGTAGTGCAGCTCGCCCACCGTTGGCACGCCGCCCACCGAGGTGGTGACGTCGAAACCGGTGATGACCAGTTCACCGTAAGGTGTGGGGATACGGATATGCGTGGTCGGATCGCTCGGATCGAGCGCACCCAGGGTTGTCAGATCGAGCTCGCGGCCACCAACGGTGATCTTTTCCAGACCATCGGGCGCAGTGATGTCGATCACGCCCGTGGTCTTCTCGGAACCGTCGCCATCCACCAGGCCGGACTCCTGCACCGTGGCATGGCCAATGGTCGCGACGGTCGAGGGGTCATCGGAGCCGTTACCGTCTTTCGGAACGATGGTAGGCGGGCCGTCGGTCTTGCCGTTGATGGTGATGGTCAGCGTGGCGGTGGACTGGTCGCCGTCGTCATCGGTCAGGGTGTAGCTGAACACCTCGTCCAGGGTCTTGCCATCTTTCAGCGCGTTGACCGCCGGGTTGTCGTTGTCCAGCGTGTAGGTGTAGCTGCCGTCCGGGTTCAGCGTCAGGCTGCCGTACTGGCCGGTGACCGTGGTCGAGACATTGCCGTCGGGCACGTGGGAACCTGCCGG is part of the Pseudomonas sp. ABC1 genome and encodes:
- a CDS encoding VCBS domain-containing protein, encoding MNNLATVASLVGQAWAVSANGERREIKVGDVLQRDEKLVTEPGARVELDFGNNQLLTLLGEQQADLGQIAPSAPVPSSETLPQLASLTRDEEAPRAPERQGGSSQPAGHDFVELVRIGEIIEADGITPITVARIQEILRPLGMSLPDREFDTDWRYEHRGEDNGSRGMPSVTVPLFAGTTSSILTIPENATVPATGTFVVTAPNGLQSVSVDGTTVTDITLRSLDPNDPTTHIVVPGKEGDLTLTGYDPLTGTVTYTYQQNGNSKDHSGGDDSITDTFPIIVTDQRNLTSPPGEVVVRITDTAPEAVDDLATIDENTPTVGGNVIDGASGGGGKDILGADDTLVTGVVPGTVPAGSHVPDGNVSTTVTGQYGSLTLNPDGSYTYTLDNDNPAVNALKDGKTLDEVFSYTLTDDDGDQSTATLTITINGKTDGPPTIVPKDGNGSDDPSTVATIGHATVQESGLVDGDGSEKTTGVIDITAPDGLEKITVGGRELDLTTLGALDPSDPTTHIRIPTPYGELVITGFDVTTSVGGVPTVGELHYSYELTTPYDNSVPGRGDNGLDEVPLVVTDAGGESANGKLVINIIDDAPKAEDDANRVTEDATAPVTGNVIGGSGASSDDEADRVGADGATVTAIGSDNVTTNTSTLSNGALVIKGEFGTLTIHPDGSYSYQLDNDNAEVNALKNGDTLSEVFTYTLTDDDGDADTAKLTITIDGRTDGTPTIVPKDVNGSDPSDFTQLGHVTVHERGLTGADSTHISAGSITITTPDGLDSIVIGGEPVSLAQLLALDPSDASTHVEINTPEGKLTLTGFNATTSVGGVPTLGELQFSYELKNVQNTPATQADPSAGLGNSESVPLKVIDAGGAEATGNLVITIVDDVPVARDDASEIDENDLSVTGNVVTGQAPGDEADTLGADGAEVTGVVSGTVQAGSHVPDGNVSTTVTGQYGSLTLNPDGSYTYTLDNDNPAVNALKDGKTLDEVFSYTLTDDDGDQSTATLTITINGKTDGPPTIVPKDGNGSDDPATVATIGHATVQESGLVDGDGSEKTTGVIDITAPDGLEKITVGGRELDLTTLGALDPADPTTHIRIPTPYGELVITGFDVTTSVGGVPTVGELHYSYELTTPYDNSVPGRGDNGLDEVPLVVTDAGGESANGKLVINIIDDAPKAEDDANRITEDATAPVTGNVIGGSGASSDDEADRVGADGATVTAIGSDNVTTNTSTLSNGALVIKGEFGTLTIHPDGSYSYQLDNDNAEVNALKNGDTLNEVFTYTLTDDDGDADTAKLTITINGRTDGPPTIVPEDVNGNNPSDFTQLGHVTVHERGLTGADSTHISAGSITITTPDGLDSIEIGSTPVSLSSLLALDPQDSSTHIEIQTSEGKLTLTGFNVTTSVGGVPTLGELKFNYELENVQSTPADPLDPNVGRSNSESVALKVIDAGGAEATGNLVITIVDDVPVITPDASKLGSLTVDETTLGTPATDATFVEGVFGVNYGADGAATNNALVFALNVAAGGAPSGVVDVASGQGVYLYKEGNYIVGRVANTSGVADASGDIAFHIVINGTTGSVTLTQVRSLQHPDTGNPDDSISLSSSVITLTATATDADGDVVSSTAVNVGNKFSFKDDGPSITTPPSVSTFDEANLANGTQPDASGTIKTVSLNVKFGADGAGDVRFTDELVDSTKAHLESLNLTSAGQALRYVVSNDGHTLTAYRGTGSSEPVFIADIVDPDTNPAYRFELKLPLDHIVGGSSVAELDIVFDHVRVTDRDGDHVDTVFTVEVVDDAPDSAAPRKIALDEDSQSTFFANADATKGNTSIGTGTGTGTGSDPTTAPKFGTAEVNLDGTITYTPNANYSGTDTFTYNTVVNGETKTFTVEVTVKPVADAPQLPHGSESNPETVVLQTPEDTARALGLKLPVITDNARAGNAAADYPERLGAISLDDLPTGAKLYKGDPDDVGTPGVELTPATDGSFTFIIKGVPGYHIAGLPDADDASQGIYLLTKDEYEKLFVLPKENDHTNFDLTLKVTSYEVDGNGVRLNDGNKQPVDLPGASSSQVIKVDVLAVTDEVILTVQQGSAQQDVTVVVDSSDKSATVTFNEDASFNLSNILSATIKDTDGSEERRLILEGLPDGTIVTVGSTVYTLGGTTTLQTMDGSDPLYPNLPYISVPQSGLPNITIQAPKDFSGDIENVKVTLWALDSDSDSDDAKPGMPDAPEVEHDTITLDLYVNPIAGDFQIRGAEGNEDTEIAFLANIRVTDESPGAATGDEEVIKTLSFIVPSEWTVNDAQNEWSNASGKWSMVTPATSADWSGSWNGSVYTITFTPGVSQADREALLKQFKVTPPAHSSKNIALSVTVVSEDTNTVNGSRVTSQEVSRTEELEVTVKPVAERVDGDTDGNSTPDLTMNGNHVFQREGKEDDWFDLSSDIAPSSFDLKAPWSNEDGRGVENGGTAGEGSEETFARLTPYDVTKGGPGTLLEGTYFQYNDGSDLKEVPYNGTPVDIPIAFLDTLKVRGPNNFKGVLSIKVEAVTIDYDENTNVATDPAVSGEAWLTNVILHPVADQVTLKVDARITANEDAGREGVLTKEDTGKPIALNINPTSDDPTETFNVTIEGIPNGASITYWAIENGVSVEKTFTATAVNSKLEIIHFDKANQPTLIPPLNSNETIELSVKAESIDTLTYIDKDGVERTITSDPSAPHILPITITILGVPDKPVLEINDSQVYIENDLDTDATNPNKVDLSKLITELRSGETTGDGSETITLRISGLADGFSVEGAGPVVGNASGTDRVWVVTPQQIAAGTVFIKLPANYSGTVTFNAQPVVTESDNPSDTFFAPANVSFKVTPSPEATLNSNSEMTEDQITRLDLSPVYQNGDTDEVISAVRFEAVPGVEFFSDAAGTTPLVATGGWYELTGADVNSVYAKGPANFSGEIKFDIEYKVTDTAVDGTTGPVETGWQSTEHTLSFQAVTDPIELTLAAINGDTGASSVTLTEAGDVTVSLNIAKQPDDNAGGAVDNIDGSERLTHILIQGVPDGVAVEGAQFTGAGQWLILLDTSLPENTFTGDIARNIVFQVNGSAGDIDNVPITITTFTKDTGSNLVEQDQITWNLTAAFEPGEGTLPKVVLSETGAEQTEDQEFFLSQVVSGSFDTSPTDMASYDMTITLRTAPSDETSFSAPGMTSTEVIENGQPVVLWTKTVTGVTNATAENALKAALDQITVRAPADANRNHGDSLGLDVTVTLHNAGVRSEGNVKPGVELQPVTDSATIGINAPTVKEGEEITITLNVSNPADQNAWTIIDGKLYLQLDGAGLPGELLQDGQALSTKAVQGVPDLPDGQYYVLEGVQPGVDVVLSYKPSGDYPKGSVTLKAWVQNEEAGSVTVLSGGQANLTVNPTNTEPTVVITSEGTEHDGGVGKLPTQLVMTGDALPDASEELQSAFLEGLPKDFTVWYSANPDGSGAVLASNAGGGTWSIPVSSSALPGYIGILPPAHWSGTLEDLTLYLVSGEAGAEPTAWPIKFDFTVEPKADGLDLAPTLSFGKAGDVITLNLNAAMKDQTPAGASDEHNELTTLQLSGFQDGNKVVFYVNGTELDSGRVNFGEVDGVETYTITGLTQAELDDFGFLHAQTEGRKTISVTAWTNEVDREGQIVGADSSPTTENITINVSEKLPTVNNDTLLWTGKEINGRAGDDTIQLRFGDDLTGDDLASKLKNIEVIDMLGRGASKISSLSVEDVFSITDERNTLKILGDSEDTISLDGWGEGVRGAETTVYTATFESNQIKLEVSNAIID